The DNA region ATCGAGTCCTTCGGCGGCAATACGTTTCAGATCGCCGCGATCTGCCATCTTTATGAGGAGTCGAAGGTCCCGGATGTCATCTATCGTGTGCTCGACGAAATCGCGCAAGGTGACCTCTTCGAACGGGACGACATGCTCGCCGATATGCTGCGGCTGGCCACCGTTGCCTGCAAACAGTCGGTCAAGGCGGGGGACCGATTGACCACGCAGGAGCGCAAGGCATTGCTTGACGGATTCCGCCGCCTGCGCCCGCCCTATACGTGCCCCCATGGCCGCCCGATTATCACCGAGCTCACCCAACGCCAGATGGAGAAGAGCTTCCGGAGAATCCAGTGACCCAGGTCGTTGCGGTCGTCGGGCCGACGGCCACGGGCAAGACTGCTCTCGCCCTCGAACTGGCCGGGTTGCTCGAAACTGAAATCGTCTCCGCTGATTCGCAGCAGTTCTACCGCGGCATGGAGATCGGCACCGCCGCGCCCACCCCTGAAGAACGTGCGCGCATCCCCCACCATTTTGTCTGCTTCCTGGACCCGGGCGAAGCCATGGCCGCAGGCGACTTCGAACGGCTCGCGCGCCCCGTCGTGGAAGCATTGAACCGGCGCGGAAAGCCCGCCGTGCTCGTGGGCGGCTCCGGCCTGTATATTCAGGCAGTCCTCGAAGGGCTCTTCGAGGGTCCGCCGCGCGACCAGGCCGTCCGCGACCGGCTGCGCGCCGCAGCCCGCGATTTCGGCAATATCTGGCTGTACCAGAAACTGGAAGCGGTGGACCCCGAATATGCGCGCACGCTCACCAGTTCCAATGACCTGGTGCGCATCGTGCGCGCCCTCGAAGTCTACGAGATCACGGGACGGCCCATCTCGCACTTGCACCGCGAATTCCGCAGGGTCAAGCCACCGCTCCGCGCGGTCAAGGTCGCCATCAACATGCCCCGCGAGGCACTCTATAGCCGCATCGAACGGCGCGTCCAGGTCATGCTCGACGCCGGGTGGCTGCAGGAAACGCAGGCCCTCCTCGACGCGGGGCATTATCCCAACATTCAGCGCCTGAAAAGCCACGGTTATCGCGAACTTGCGGCGCATCTGCGCGGCGAGATGACGCTCGAGGACGCCATCGAAACGACCAAACGCAACGTACGCCATTACGCGAAGCGCCAGTTCACCTGGTTCCGCGCCGACAAGACGGTCCGCTGGCTGGACGCCGGGCCCGAGGCGCCCGCGCGCGCCCTCGCGGAGCATATGCTCCGGGAATGGGTCATCGAGACCGCCTGAACGCGTGCTTGCGCACACCCGCGCGCCGGCCGTCTACCGGAAGAAGTGTTTCCATCCAATCGTGAAGGCGGGTCCCGAGAAATCGTGTTCCTGCTCCCAGAAAAACGCATAGCCTGCGTTACAAAAGAGCAGGTTCCGCTCGTCGAGCGGAATATCAAAGCCCAAATTGAGATTCACGCTGGGCAGGAACCAGGAATCGCTCAGTTTCACGCCGATGTTGGGCAACGGTTTGAAACCTGCCTTCACTCTGGCGTCATATGTGGCGTACGTGTACGTGTAACGCGCGCCGAGCGACGGCTTCGCGTCCTGCAACCGCTGCCGAAGCCCTTTCCGCCGTTTCATCTCGACGCCGCCGAGGGGAAAAAAGTCCACTCCAACGCCGAAGAAGGCGGCGCCGCGCTGGATTTCGAAATCGGTGTGCAGCGGCAGCAGCAGAATGCTGCGGTCGTCCGCCTCGGTGCGCACTTTGCCAACCGTGTAGCCGCTCTGAAAGAACACCGACCACTTTGGGGAAAGAACATAGCCAATCCCGAAATGCGGCGGCCAGAGGAGACCTTTGTCGCGCAGGTCGCTGATGGTAAAGACGTCATCGTAGCCCGGCGCGAAGAACCGCATTGCCG from Candidatus Hydrogenedentota bacterium includes:
- the miaA gene encoding tRNA (adenosine(37)-N6)-dimethylallyltransferase MiaA translates to MTQVVAVVGPTATGKTALALELAGLLETEIVSADSQQFYRGMEIGTAAPTPEERARIPHHFVCFLDPGEAMAAGDFERLARPVVEALNRRGKPAVLVGGSGLYIQAVLEGLFEGPPRDQAVRDRLRAAARDFGNIWLYQKLEAVDPEYARTLTSSNDLVRIVRALEVYEITGRPISHLHREFRRVKPPLRAVKVAINMPREALYSRIERRVQVMLDAGWLQETQALLDAGHYPNIQRLKSHGYRELAAHLRGEMTLEDAIETTKRNVRHYAKRQFTWFRADKTVRWLDAGPEAPARALAEHMLREWVIETA